One part of the Thermococcus radiotolerans genome encodes these proteins:
- the cysS gene encoding cysteine--tRNA ligase has product MAIRVYNTLTKQKEEFRPIREGEVRMYVCGPTVYDYTHLGHARTYIAFDVIRRYLEHRGYTVLMVMNFTDIDDKIIRRANETGEDPKELAERFLRYFLEDMKALKVKPADIYPRVTEHIEDIIDFVRKLQEKGYAYEGSDGVYFEVQRFKDYGKLSGIKLEELRKGARVEPGEGKKNPEDFALWKKAKPGEPKWESPWGEGRPGWHIECSTMSTKYLGETFDIHGGGNDLIFPHHENEIAQTEACTGQQWVRYWLHTGFLMVNGEKMSKSLGNFVTIREMLERYDPEVIRLFVLQRHYRSPLDYTEEGMEHAKNNLERLYNTLENIRVAMERAEISFKWDQEEFDAYEAIRNAREKFYEAMDDDFNTAEAMKAVFEASNAVNRYLTKVEKPKESILRKAMEFFRIVSEVFGIFEDYFREQRAGEEEALIRLLIDVRAQLRKQRNFTLADKIRAELREMGIQLEDTPQGTIWKRARL; this is encoded by the coding sequence ATGGCCATAAGAGTGTACAACACCCTAACGAAGCAGAAGGAGGAGTTCAGGCCCATTAGAGAAGGCGAGGTCAGGATGTACGTCTGTGGGCCGACGGTTTACGATTACACTCATCTCGGTCACGCCAGGACATACATAGCCTTCGACGTTATCCGGAGATACCTGGAGCACCGCGGCTATACAGTTCTCATGGTCATGAACTTCACGGACATAGACGACAAGATAATCCGGAGAGCCAACGAGACCGGTGAGGACCCGAAGGAGCTGGCCGAGAGGTTCCTCCGCTACTTCCTCGAAGACATGAAAGCTCTCAAGGTCAAGCCGGCCGACATATACCCCCGCGTTACCGAGCACATCGAGGACATCATAGACTTCGTGAGGAAGCTCCAGGAGAAGGGTTACGCCTACGAGGGAAGCGACGGCGTTTACTTCGAGGTCCAGAGGTTTAAGGACTACGGAAAGCTGAGCGGGATAAAGCTCGAGGAACTCAGGAAAGGCGCCCGCGTTGAGCCAGGTGAGGGCAAGAAGAACCCAGAAGACTTCGCCCTCTGGAAGAAGGCCAAGCCAGGAGAGCCAAAATGGGAAAGCCCGTGGGGCGAGGGAAGACCGGGCTGGCACATAGAGTGCTCCACGATGAGCACCAAGTACCTCGGCGAGACCTTTGACATCCACGGGGGCGGCAACGACCTGATATTCCCGCACCACGAGAACGAGATAGCCCAGACGGAGGCATGCACTGGACAGCAGTGGGTTCGCTACTGGCTCCACACCGGCTTCCTGATGGTGAACGGCGAGAAGATGAGCAAGAGCCTCGGCAACTTCGTGACGATAAGGGAGATGCTCGAACGCTACGACCCGGAGGTTATCAGGCTCTTCGTCCTCCAGAGGCACTACCGCTCACCGCTCGACTACACGGAGGAGGGCATGGAACACGCCAAGAACAACCTCGAGAGGCTCTACAACACCCTCGAGAACATCCGCGTGGCCATGGAGAGGGCAGAGATTTCCTTCAAGTGGGATCAGGAGGAGTTCGACGCCTACGAAGCGATAAGGAACGCGAGGGAGAAGTTCTACGAGGCGATGGACGACGACTTCAATACCGCTGAAGCCATGAAGGCAGTCTTCGAGGCCAGCAATGCCGTCAACAGATATCTGACGAAGGTTGAGAAGCCGAAGGAGAGCATCCTCCGCAAGGCGATGGAGTTCTTCAGGATAGTCAGCGAGGTCTTCGGCATCTTCGAGGACTACTTCAGGGAGCAGAGGGCCGGCGAGGAGGAGGCGCTCATCAGACTGCTCATCGACGTCCGCGCCCAGCTCAGAAAGCAGCGCAACTTTACTCTGGCCGACAAGATAAGGGCCGAGCTTAGAGAGATGGGCATCCAGCTCGAGGACACGCCCCAGGGAACGATATGGAAGCGGGCCAGGCTCTGA
- a CDS encoding phosphoribosyltransferase, which translates to MKKFPAYLASWDDIERWAKEGAWKVLEDGWRPDVIVGLARGGWIAARLYCDYLGVKDLVSLKVEHWGVTATPDGKARLKYGSNYDLGGKKVLIVDDISDTGESLTLAKNYVEGQKPAEIKVATLLTIKGSRFKPDYYGEEIDWAWIVFPWNFVEDMINLVGNLFEEKDALTTDEIIELFKELHGMEVPKGKLEEALRMAERRKVFKFREGAWRRA; encoded by the coding sequence ATGAAGAAGTTTCCGGCTTATCTCGCTTCTTGGGACGACATAGAAAGATGGGCAAAGGAAGGTGCCTGGAAGGTTCTGGAGGACGGATGGAGGCCGGACGTTATAGTCGGCCTCGCGAGGGGCGGCTGGATTGCTGCAAGGCTCTACTGCGACTACCTGGGAGTCAAAGACCTCGTCAGCCTCAAGGTCGAGCACTGGGGCGTTACGGCGACCCCTGACGGAAAGGCCAGGCTCAAGTACGGAAGCAACTACGACCTGGGCGGCAAGAAGGTTCTCATAGTGGACGACATCAGCGACACCGGCGAGAGCCTAACGCTCGCGAAGAACTACGTCGAGGGACAGAAGCCGGCGGAGATAAAGGTCGCGACGCTCCTCACCATAAAGGGCTCGCGCTTCAAACCGGACTATTACGGCGAGGAAATCGACTGGGCCTGGATAGTCTTCCCGTGGAACTTCGTCGAGGACATGATAAACCTCGTTGGCAACCTCTTCGAGGAGAAGGATGCTTTAACCACGGATGAAATCATCGAGCTCTTCAAGGAGCTCCATGGGATGGAAGTCCCGAAGGGCAAGCTCGAGGAAGCCCTCCGCATGGCTGAAAGAAGGAAGGTTTTTAAATTCCGGGAGGGTGCCTGGCGCAGGGCATGA
- a CDS encoding DUF4932 domain-containing protein, which produces MRRLTALIILVFLVSTAVPASSYDIDSKTTVVVHSNYELLGVLYYLAYGSQDPFIIYRGQYLHDVESWFGQYQNHKAVEMLKEYLADANSISERDYKLLYLDQVALSLPAGMQVGVSQSQVEALARFLDVDVGWMSEFLTALKDFAEKTDFMEFYNSHKEFYQEDIELYADALELLPPKDFMDRYMDLTEIEFRFVHSYLVAFHAHAYRPRGVYGLAGIQPLVRRVPQRTLWSYRTARDTMFGLSLNKDYLDNPGLDRLNYLGMVYHELGHDISNPTLNFYDYLPRELSYLESTIEDDMPYLAVYDIHFWGDYGMIYEGFADGWEDFAIMNVDPEYAELAMWMQRGWGEFWIDDMIELYEKYANESAQNNRDIRMYIQNIAEELKERIPEENASILYQQRVPVTPLRTFDRGAVTGKVVVVYGTQNPDPKGKEYDRETAELIADNLKIFYSQWNGSVEIVVKADVNVTEDELGENLVLVGGPAANSVVAEMQEHFPLHFVKEGDYWVIDHNINWSVDSFIITENESDPVLKGQLDLSDDLTAALLLAVRNPNNPENYIVWIAGADRYGTRLFRNPTYYLSSYEIFTGKEMEMGFYVQPLASP; this is translated from the coding sequence ATGAGGAGACTGACGGCATTGATAATTTTGGTCTTTCTCGTAAGTACGGCAGTTCCGGCCAGCTCCTACGACATTGATTCAAAGACCACCGTTGTGGTGCACTCCAACTACGAGTTGCTCGGAGTTCTCTACTACCTCGCCTACGGCTCCCAGGACCCGTTTATAATCTACAGGGGTCAGTATCTGCATGATGTCGAATCGTGGTTTGGTCAATACCAGAACCACAAAGCCGTTGAGATGCTGAAGGAATACTTAGCCGATGCGAATTCAATATCTGAGAGGGACTACAAGCTCCTTTACTTGGATCAGGTTGCCCTCTCTTTGCCCGCTGGCATGCAGGTGGGCGTTTCTCAATCTCAAGTTGAGGCCCTTGCCCGTTTCCTTGATGTCGACGTCGGATGGATGTCCGAGTTTCTCACCGCCCTGAAGGACTTTGCGGAGAAAACGGACTTCATGGAATTCTATAACTCCCACAAGGAGTTCTACCAAGAAGATATAGAGCTCTATGCGGATGCCCTGGAATTGCTGCCTCCCAAGGATTTCATGGACAGGTACATGGACTTAACGGAGATTGAATTCAGGTTCGTTCACTCGTACCTCGTCGCTTTTCATGCCCACGCATACAGGCCGAGGGGTGTTTATGGCCTCGCAGGGATTCAACCTCTTGTGAGGCGTGTTCCCCAGAGAACGCTGTGGAGCTACAGAACCGCGAGGGACACGATGTTTGGACTCTCCCTCAACAAGGACTACCTCGATAACCCCGGACTGGACAGGCTCAACTATTTGGGAATGGTTTACCACGAGCTGGGTCACGACATATCCAATCCCACGCTTAACTTTTACGATTACCTTCCGAGGGAGCTCAGCTACCTTGAGAGCACCATTGAGGATGACATGCCCTATCTGGCCGTTTACGACATTCACTTCTGGGGCGACTACGGGATGATATACGAGGGTTTTGCCGATGGTTGGGAGGATTTCGCGATTATGAACGTTGATCCAGAATACGCCGAACTCGCTATGTGGATGCAGAGGGGCTGGGGGGAGTTCTGGATCGATGATATGATAGAGCTCTACGAAAAATATGCCAACGAGTCAGCTCAGAACAACAGGGATATCCGGATGTACATCCAGAATATTGCTGAGGAGCTTAAGGAAAGAATCCCTGAGGAAAACGCCTCCATTCTCTACCAGCAGCGCGTTCCTGTAACCCCGCTGAGGACGTTTGACAGGGGCGCCGTTACTGGAAAAGTCGTGGTGGTCTACGGAACGCAAAATCCCGACCCGAAGGGAAAGGAATACGACAGAGAAACCGCTGAACTCATAGCCGACAACCTAAAGATCTTCTACTCCCAGTGGAACGGGAGCGTGGAGATAGTCGTTAAGGCCGACGTGAATGTAACGGAGGATGAGCTTGGGGAGAACCTTGTTCTTGTTGGAGGTCCGGCGGCGAACTCGGTTGTCGCTGAAATGCAGGAGCACTTTCCGCTGCACTTTGTGAAGGAAGGGGACTACTGGGTGATTGACCACAACATCAATTGGAGCGTCGATTCGTTCATAATAACGGAGAACGAGAGCGACCCAGTGCTGAAAGGGCAGCTTGATCTGTCCGATGACCTCACCGCCGCGCTCCTGCTTGCGGTGAGAAACCCCAACAACCCCGAGAATTACATCGTTTGGATAGCAGGGGCGGACCGCTACGGTACGAGGCTCTTCAGAAATCCGACCTACTACCTGTCAAGCTACGAAATATTTACAGGAAAAGAGATGGAGATGGGCTTTTATGTTCAGCCGCTGGCATCCCCATGA
- a CDS encoding metal ABC transporter solute-binding protein, Zn/Mn family — translation MKRFLIIVIILIGTLTPLTSAAEEKPLVVASIAPLAAIVQDAFGDSVNVVYLIPPGADPHEYQLTASQIELLRKASVIVTTGGHLPVEKKIAELKAEGTITGETLFLEDYKREGFRYLPEYWYGNKDNPHGVWLDPTNALAIARATEKALEKADPLNAETYLAGYEDFEVRVRTIMEAYRVLVDGNHTAVIQMPPDQYALEWLGIKAIASIKPEEEVPAIGVDELVPTAAKADVVVYAVDSPDQLKDAARELSSKSGKPSAEIRVFWKDEPYTEVLRENSAAIIRALGGKAPEEGPATKTDVSRYVAVSLVVGIVLGTALGVVLKK, via the coding sequence ATGAAGAGGTTCCTAATCATCGTGATTATCCTGATTGGGACGTTGACACCCCTCACCAGCGCCGCTGAAGAAAAGCCGCTGGTTGTGGCCAGCATCGCACCTCTGGCGGCAATAGTTCAGGATGCGTTCGGTGATTCGGTGAATGTGGTCTACCTGATCCCGCCCGGTGCTGACCCTCACGAGTACCAGCTCACGGCGAGTCAGATAGAGCTCCTGAGGAAGGCAAGCGTCATCGTGACGACTGGCGGCCATCTCCCGGTGGAGAAGAAGATAGCCGAGCTGAAGGCGGAGGGCACCATAACGGGTGAGACGCTCTTTCTTGAGGATTACAAACGCGAGGGCTTCAGGTATCTCCCGGAGTACTGGTACGGGAACAAGGACAATCCCCACGGCGTCTGGCTTGACCCCACGAACGCGCTGGCGATCGCAAGGGCCACCGAAAAAGCCCTGGAGAAAGCAGACCCCCTCAACGCCGAGACGTATCTGGCAGGATACGAAGACTTCGAGGTGAGGGTGAGGACGATAATGGAGGCGTATCGCGTCCTCGTTGATGGGAACCACACCGCGGTGATCCAGATGCCCCCTGACCAGTACGCTCTGGAATGGCTCGGAATCAAGGCAATCGCCTCGATAAAGCCGGAGGAAGAGGTGCCTGCCATAGGCGTGGATGAGCTCGTTCCCACCGCGGCCAAGGCGGACGTTGTGGTCTACGCCGTGGACAGCCCCGACCAGCTCAAAGACGCGGCGAGGGAGCTGTCCTCCAAGAGTGGGAAGCCGTCCGCCGAGATAAGGGTCTTCTGGAAGGACGAGCCGTACACCGAAGTTCTCAGGGAGAACAGCGCCGCGATAATCCGAGCCCTCGGAGGGAAGGCACCTGAGGAGGGGCCTGCGACGAAGACCGATGTGAGCCGCTACGTTGCGGTCTCCCTCGTGGTTGGAATCGTTCTGGGGACGGCGTTGGGCGTAGTTCTCAAGAAGTGA
- a CDS encoding ABC transporter permease — MNVGDVLTILFTSLMAMVPIVLTSVGAAWSERAGVVSIGYEGVLLMSAFFGAIFAELAHNAVVGLIGGILVGVLLGMLHGALTVYLKGDHVIPGIGINLLALGVVPFGILAYWGTAGQHQLPDDAQMWHIRTPYGELSPMVFVTIVIAIVTWWVLFKTPLGLRVRSVGENPEAADALGINVEKYRFWSTVYGHALAGLGGAFMSVDWLGLVHKTMSGGRGFIALANMVFSGWNPLVSLIGGWLFGFFDALATWLAPKHIIPGQFILMLPYIMTIIIVAGIIGKARPPKWDGRPYKRE, encoded by the coding sequence ATGAACGTTGGTGACGTCCTCACTATACTGTTCACCTCCCTCATGGCCATGGTGCCGATAGTGCTCACCAGCGTTGGGGCCGCCTGGAGCGAGCGCGCCGGTGTGGTCAGCATCGGCTACGAGGGCGTTCTCCTGATGAGCGCATTCTTCGGCGCGATATTCGCTGAGCTTGCACACAACGCCGTCGTTGGCCTCATTGGCGGAATACTCGTAGGCGTCCTGCTCGGAATGCTCCACGGCGCCCTCACCGTCTACCTCAAGGGCGACCACGTCATCCCGGGTATAGGCATCAACCTCCTGGCCCTTGGTGTGGTTCCCTTCGGTATACTGGCCTACTGGGGAACCGCCGGGCAGCACCAGCTCCCGGACGATGCGCAGATGTGGCACATCAGGACCCCCTACGGCGAGCTGAGCCCGATGGTCTTCGTGACCATCGTGATAGCCATCGTAACCTGGTGGGTGCTCTTCAAGACCCCGCTCGGTCTGCGCGTCCGCTCCGTCGGTGAGAACCCGGAGGCCGCCGATGCGCTGGGTATAAACGTCGAGAAGTACAGGTTCTGGTCAACGGTCTACGGACACGCCCTAGCGGGACTCGGCGGAGCCTTCATGAGCGTTGACTGGCTCGGGCTGGTTCACAAGACGATGTCCGGAGGCAGGGGTTTCATAGCGCTGGCCAACATGGTCTTCAGCGGCTGGAACCCACTAGTCTCACTGATAGGTGGCTGGCTCTTCGGATTCTTCGACGCCCTCGCCACATGGCTGGCACCGAAGCACATAATCCCCGGGCAGTTCATCCTCATGCTGCCCTACATAATGACCATCATCATCGTGGCGGGAATCATCGGCAAGGCCAGGCCGCCGAAGTGGGACGGAAGGCCCTACAAGAGGGAGTGA
- a CDS encoding ABC transporter permease, translated as MKKSGSELIKSLNVRPFIESLIAIFVGFLIGAIVLLAFGYNPFEAYYWLFQGALGSTYGIASTLRYATPIMLTALTFAIGTRTGIFNIGAEGSFYFGAIAAVIFTNIWDNMLFGLVMGMLLGALWALPAAVLKVYRGVHEVISTIMLNWIGWFFVLWLIVGPYANPNDPNKTIRIPVAARLPEIGYGLSIAIIIAVIAALLTYFLLWHTTMGFGMRASGMNEKAARYAGMNPKMAVMWSFLIGGLLSGLGGAMKIMGEGPTYAISQGGANIYGFGFDGIGVALVGRNHPLGIILAAIFFGMLRAGTALMQAQAQVPLEIIKVIQGIIVITVAIPSLYDLIRKAIHRGAAQ; from the coding sequence ATGAAGAAATCAGGAAGTGAGCTCATCAAATCCTTGAACGTCCGTCCGTTCATCGAGAGCCTTATAGCCATATTCGTCGGTTTCCTCATAGGTGCAATAGTCCTCCTGGCTTTCGGCTACAACCCCTTCGAGGCCTACTACTGGCTCTTCCAGGGCGCCCTCGGAAGCACCTACGGAATAGCCTCGACCCTCAGATACGCAACCCCGATAATGCTCACGGCACTGACCTTCGCGATAGGCACCAGGACGGGAATATTCAACATAGGTGCTGAGGGCTCCTTCTACTTCGGCGCCATAGCGGCGGTGATATTCACCAACATCTGGGACAATATGCTCTTCGGCCTCGTCATGGGCATGCTCCTCGGAGCACTCTGGGCGCTTCCAGCGGCGGTTCTCAAGGTCTACCGCGGCGTCCACGAGGTCATATCCACGATAATGCTCAACTGGATAGGCTGGTTCTTCGTGCTCTGGCTCATAGTCGGGCCGTACGCCAACCCCAACGACCCCAACAAGACCATCAGAATCCCGGTGGCAGCTAGACTCCCCGAAATCGGCTACGGCCTTTCAATAGCCATCATAATTGCGGTAATCGCCGCACTGCTGACGTACTTCCTGCTCTGGCACACGACCATGGGATTTGGAATGCGCGCCAGCGGAATGAACGAGAAAGCCGCACGCTACGCCGGAATGAACCCGAAGATGGCCGTCATGTGGTCGTTCCTCATCGGTGGCCTGCTCAGCGGACTGGGCGGTGCCATGAAGATAATGGGTGAGGGTCCAACCTATGCCATCAGCCAGGGAGGGGCGAACATCTACGGCTTCGGTTTCGACGGTATCGGTGTCGCCTTGGTCGGCAGGAACCATCCGCTCGGAATCATCCTCGCGGCAATATTCTTCGGAATGCTCCGTGCTGGAACGGCGCTGATGCAGGCACAGGCACAGGTTCCGCTCGAAATCATCAAGGTCATACAGGGAATCATAGTCATAACCGTTGCCATCCCGAGCCTGTACGACCTGATTAGAAAAGCCATCCACAGGGGGGCTGCCCAATGA
- a CDS encoding ABC transporter ATP-binding protein: MERTPIIEMKGIVKVYPDGTKALKGVDLTVYKGEILGLLGENGAGKTTLMKVLFGMLHPTSGKIFIRGEEVRFKSPSDAIAHGIGMVHQHFTLVEVFDALHNIILGMEGHGLFSKIDVDRATEKLQKLMEDLNFKVPLDVPVEDLPVGVQQRIEILKMLFRDVDVLILDEPTAVLTPLEVEELFAVLKKLKAEGKTIIFISHKLNEVMELTDRVTVIRKGEVIGTVNTSEATPQLLARMMVGRDVVLRIQKPPKEPGEPILEIKDLWVKGDRGEDAVRGLSFEVRAGEIFGIAGVEGNGQTELIEAITGLRRPEKGHVILNGAEITGRSPKELYEAGMAHIPEDRTRMGLILNMTVTENAILGLQWMKEFQRWKGTIDWNKAREHTGRLIEEFEIVAPGVDAPVKSLSGGNQQKLIVAREVSKKPVLIVASQPTRGVDVASTEYIRNYLVKLRNEGKAVLLVSADLDEVVQLSDRMGIIYEGEFMGIVKPEEVTTEEIGMMMGGIRYEEIRK; this comes from the coding sequence ATGGAGAGGACGCCAATAATCGAGATGAAGGGAATCGTCAAGGTGTATCCGGACGGCACTAAGGCCCTCAAGGGCGTTGACCTTACCGTGTATAAAGGCGAGATTTTGGGTCTCCTCGGTGAGAACGGCGCCGGAAAGACCACCCTCATGAAGGTCCTTTTCGGCATGCTCCATCCGACCTCGGGTAAAATCTTCATAAGGGGCGAGGAGGTCAGGTTCAAGAGCCCCTCCGATGCCATCGCTCACGGCATCGGTATGGTTCATCAGCATTTCACGCTCGTTGAGGTTTTCGATGCCCTCCACAACATAATCCTTGGCATGGAGGGCCACGGACTGTTTTCAAAGATTGATGTTGATAGGGCCACCGAGAAGCTTCAGAAGCTCATGGAGGACCTGAACTTCAAGGTCCCCCTGGACGTCCCGGTGGAGGACCTGCCCGTTGGAGTCCAGCAGAGGATTGAAATCCTCAAGATGCTCTTCAGGGACGTTGACGTCCTCATACTCGACGAGCCGACGGCGGTACTGACGCCCCTCGAGGTCGAGGAGCTCTTCGCCGTTCTCAAGAAGCTGAAGGCCGAGGGGAAGACGATAATCTTCATCAGCCACAAGCTCAACGAGGTCATGGAGCTCACCGATCGTGTCACCGTCATCAGGAAGGGCGAAGTCATAGGAACCGTCAACACGAGTGAGGCAACGCCGCAGCTACTCGCGAGGATGATGGTTGGAAGGGATGTGGTTCTCAGGATACAGAAGCCGCCCAAGGAGCCAGGGGAGCCTATACTTGAGATCAAAGACCTCTGGGTCAAGGGTGACAGGGGCGAGGACGCCGTTAGGGGGCTGTCCTTCGAGGTAAGGGCCGGCGAGATATTCGGAATAGCCGGCGTCGAGGGCAACGGTCAGACGGAACTCATCGAGGCCATAACCGGACTGAGGAGGCCTGAGAAAGGCCATGTGATTTTGAATGGGGCGGAGATAACTGGTAGAAGCCCGAAGGAACTCTACGAGGCGGGAATGGCTCACATCCCCGAGGACAGAACCCGCATGGGACTGATACTCAACATGACCGTCACGGAGAACGCGATACTCGGTCTCCAGTGGATGAAAGAGTTCCAGCGCTGGAAGGGAACGATAGACTGGAACAAGGCCAGAGAGCACACCGGACGGCTCATAGAGGAGTTCGAGATAGTCGCCCCCGGTGTTGACGCCCCGGTCAAGAGCCTCAGCGGCGGCAACCAGCAGAAGCTCATCGTTGCCAGGGAGGTCAGCAAGAAGCCCGTGCTCATAGTGGCTTCCCAGCCCACGAGGGGTGTTGACGTCGCCTCAACCGAATACATCAGGAACTACCTCGTGAAGCTCAGAAACGAAGGCAAAGCCGTTCTCCTCGTCTCGGCAGACCTCGACGAGGTTGTCCAGCTCAGCGACAGGATGGGAATAATCTACGAGGGCGAGTTCATGGGCATTGTGAAGCCCGAAGAGGTCACCACGGAAGAGATCGGTATGATGATGGGAGGTATCCGCTATGAAGAAATCAGGAAGTGA
- a CDS encoding BMP family lipoprotein has product MKKLFSLFLIGLLALGVVASGCISPGENESTKGAIAIVYDVGGRGDLSFNDMAYLGASKAAKDFNLDLVELQSNSEDDYVKNLETLASQKKYLVIIAVGFMMTDAVKQVADEYPDQKFAIIDGYIPDKDNVMSILFKENEGSALAGALAGLIAANSGKDKVGIVLGMEIPVLYKFEAGYRFGVKWAEDYYKKHEGKDVSIDVIYQYTGTFNDAAKGKAAARAQLAQGAWVIYQVAGGTGLGVFDAVSEVLDSQGKKMGPPFAIGVDSAQDWIKPGVIIASMMKRVDVGVYTAVKDAVEGNFKGGIVELGLKEGGVGISSVDDVMAMFDSLPEDTQKQKLKDLGFNSKDELKKYLEDTRAQVPDWIWDAVKELQGKITTGVIKVPAPMDKEGIEKVRAAKTWQEMMELAK; this is encoded by the coding sequence ATGAAGAAGCTGTTTAGCTTGTTTTTAATTGGCCTCTTGGCTCTCGGTGTAGTGGCCAGCGGCTGCATTTCTCCAGGTGAGAACGAATCCACCAAGGGCGCCATTGCCATCGTTTACGACGTTGGTGGCAGGGGTGACCTGAGCTTCAACGACATGGCCTACCTCGGAGCTTCCAAGGCCGCGAAGGACTTCAACCTGGACCTAGTTGAACTTCAGAGCAACAGCGAGGACGACTACGTCAAGAACCTTGAGACCCTCGCAAGCCAGAAGAAGTACCTCGTTATCATAGCCGTCGGCTTCATGATGACCGATGCCGTCAAGCAGGTTGCCGACGAGTACCCGGACCAGAAGTTCGCCATCATCGACGGTTACATCCCTGACAAGGACAACGTCATGAGCATCCTCTTCAAGGAGAACGAAGGTTCTGCCCTTGCCGGTGCTCTCGCTGGCCTTATAGCGGCCAACAGCGGCAAGGACAAGGTCGGCATTGTTCTCGGTATGGAGATACCGGTTCTCTACAAGTTCGAGGCCGGCTACCGCTTCGGTGTCAAGTGGGCCGAGGACTACTACAAGAAGCACGAGGGCAAGGACGTCAGCATAGACGTCATCTACCAGTACACCGGAACCTTCAACGACGCCGCCAAGGGTAAGGCGGCCGCCAGGGCCCAGCTCGCCCAGGGCGCGTGGGTCATCTACCAGGTCGCCGGTGGAACCGGTCTCGGTGTCTTCGACGCCGTTTCAGAGGTCCTTGACTCCCAGGGCAAGAAGATGGGTCCGCCCTTCGCCATCGGTGTTGACTCCGCCCAGGACTGGATCAAACCAGGCGTTATCATAGCCAGCATGATGAAGCGTGTTGACGTCGGTGTCTACACCGCAGTTAAGGATGCCGTTGAGGGCAACTTCAAGGGCGGTATCGTCGAGCTCGGCCTCAAGGAGGGCGGTGTCGGCATAAGCAGCGTTGACGACGTTATGGCCATGTTCGACTCGCTCCCGGAGGACACCCAGAAGCAGAAGCTCAAGGACCTCGGCTTCAACAGCAAGGACGAACTCAAGAAGTACCTCGAGGACACCAGGGCCCAGGTTCCCGACTGGATCTGGGACGCGGTCAAGGAGCTTCAGGGCAAGATCACCACCGGTGTGATCAAGGTCCCAGCTCCGATGGACAAGGAAGGCATAGAGAAGGTCCGCGCCGCCAAGACCTGGCAGGAAATGATGGAGCTCGCCAAGTGA
- the ftsY gene encoding signal recognition particle-docking protein FtsY, translated as MLGKLKEKLGSFVDKVSQTEISEKDVENALWDLEIELLEADVALETVEELKERIKEKLVGQKVKIGTNKKALVEEAVREAVLEVLTPEKKIDLLELIKSKEEKPFVIAFVGFNGSGKTTTIAKLAHWLKKNGLGVVIAASDTFRAGAIEQVEEHAKRVGVKVIKHSYGADPAAVAYDAIQHAKARGLDVVLIDTAGRNELNRNLMDEMKKIARVTKPDLVIFVGDSLAGNSVVEQAKQFNEAVKIDGVILTKLDADARGGAALSISHAIGAPILFVGVGQGYDDLKPFDEKWFVKSIFGEA; from the coding sequence ATGCTGGGAAAACTCAAGGAGAAGTTAGGCTCATTCGTGGACAAGGTCTCGCAGACTGAAATAAGCGAGAAGGACGTTGAAAACGCTCTCTGGGATCTGGAGATAGAGCTCCTCGAGGCTGATGTCGCCCTCGAAACCGTTGAGGAACTCAAGGAGAGGATAAAGGAGAAGCTCGTCGGCCAGAAGGTCAAGATAGGAACGAACAAGAAGGCCCTGGTTGAGGAGGCCGTCCGTGAGGCCGTTCTTGAGGTCCTGACACCCGAGAAGAAAATAGACCTCCTTGAGCTGATAAAGTCCAAGGAGGAGAAGCCCTTCGTCATAGCCTTTGTGGGCTTCAACGGCTCCGGAAAGACGACCACCATAGCCAAGCTCGCCCACTGGCTCAAGAAGAACGGTCTCGGCGTCGTTATAGCTGCCAGCGACACATTCCGCGCAGGGGCGATAGAGCAGGTCGAGGAGCACGCAAAGCGCGTCGGCGTCAAGGTCATCAAGCACTCCTACGGTGCCGATCCGGCTGCGGTTGCCTACGACGCGATCCAGCACGCCAAGGCCAGGGGACTTGATGTCGTCCTCATAGACACCGCCGGGAGGAACGAGCTGAACAGGAACCTCATGGACGAGATGAAGAAGATAGCGCGCGTAACCAAGCCCGATCTGGTGATATTCGTCGGCGACAGTTTAGCCGGCAACTCCGTCGTCGAGCAGGCGAAGCAGTTCAACGAGGCGGTGAAGATCGACGGCGTAATCCTCACCAAGCTGGATGCGGACGCAAGGGGCGGCGCCGCTCTGAGCATAAGCCACGCCATCGGCGCGCCGATACTCTTCGTCGGCGTCGGTCAGGGCTACGACGATCTCAAGCCCTTCGACGAGAAGTGGTTCGTGAAGAGTATCTTTGGAGAGGCTTAG